Within Pseudomonas brassicacearum, the genomic segment AAGTGGCCGGTTCGGGGCTGGGATTGGCGATCGTCGGTGAAATCTGCCGTGCGCACTTGGCGCAGATCACCTTGCACGACGGGCAGGAGCACGGGTTGAAGGTGCGGGTGAGTTTTATCCCAGGCGCAGACTGATCCAGAGCTGGCTCTTTTGTGGCGAGGGGATTTATCCCCGCTGGGTCGCGAAGCGGCCCCCTACGACTCGGCTGAGATACCGCGGTGACAGATAAATCCGGGGGCTGCTTCGCAGCTCAGCGGGGATAAATCCCCTCGCCACAGGTTGAGTGCCTGGCTCAAATTCATTGGTTGTTAATAGAACATCGACCGCGCTTCTTCGATATCCGCACACCGGGCCTTGTTCTCCGGGTCGATGCCCAGTTTCTTGAAGGCCGGAACCCCAAACACGTCAATCTTGCTCAGGGGATGATCGGTGTCCTTGTAGCAATACAGCGCTGCGACCTGCACCAGGTCGACATAATCGATTTGCGTGGAGTCCCGGGTGAAATCCAGATACAGCCCTGGCAGTTTCACCAATCGCTCCGGAAACTCCCAGACACTGAGTAATTTGTCCCCCAGCACCGGGTGAATCGTTTCGATGACATGGTTGAGGCTGACCGGGTCCGACAGCAGTTCATTGTTGTCTTGTGCATAGGTCAGGATCGGCAGCACGCCGATCTGGTGCACCAGCCCACCCAGCGCGGCCTGGTCGGGCTTGAGTTGGGTATAACCGCGACACAGTGCATAGCTGACGCCGGCGATCTCCAGGCTCTTGCGCCAGACTTCGCGCATCTTCAATTCCACCACCTCGGAGCGGGCGTGGAAAATCTGCTCCATGACCAGGCCGATGGCCAGGTTGCTGCTGTAGTTGACGCCCAGTCGGGTGATGGCCGTGTGCAAGTCGGTGACTTCCTGGGTGGCGCGCAACAACGGGCTGTTGACCACTTTTATCAGGCGTGCCGAGAGGGCCGTATCGCGACCGATCACTTTGCTCAGGTTGCTGACGCTGATTTCCGGGTCTTCGGCGGCCCGGCGAATCTGCAGGGCCACTTCCGGTAATGTTGGCAGAACCAAGTCATCGTTATCGATGGCCTGCACCAAATCCCGTTGGACCTTATCCGCCAAATCGCTCATTTCGGTTCTCTAGGGTGTTGCGACAAATGCTGCGATCAACGCTGGATTTCGCGGTCGCGGTCCAGTTCGTAAGGCAGGTCAAGCAACTGCAACGCTGGGCCTTCCAAAGCACCGAGGTGAATGTCGCCCTCTACTGCTGCTTCGGCCTGCAAGACCGCTAGCAGTTCAATGTATCGCTCGGATCGA encodes:
- a CDS encoding HDOD domain-containing protein encodes the protein MSDLADKVQRDLVQAIDNDDLVLPTLPEVALQIRRAAEDPEISVSNLSKVIGRDTALSARLIKVVNSPLLRATQEVTDLHTAITRLGVNYSSNLAIGLVMEQIFHARSEVVELKMREVWRKSLEIAGVSYALCRGYTQLKPDQAALGGLVHQIGVLPILTYAQDNNELLSDPVSLNHVIETIHPVLGDKLLSVWEFPERLVKLPGLYLDFTRDSTQIDYVDLVQVAALYCYKDTDHPLSKIDVFGVPAFKKLGIDPENKARCADIEEARSMFY